A single genomic interval of Nonomuraea rubra harbors:
- a CDS encoding glycosyl hydrolase 53 family protein: protein MTENEAGTPDGLRRRTVLLGAAAGALALGASAIRAPQAEAASFIKGADISWMPQMEARGYYWNNRSGQRQDLLAILKGYGITAVSLRTWVNPSNDPGNGHCSMPETVQMARRCTDAGLQVLVGFHFGDTWNSVGVQNPPAAWAGMSYDQMLTAMRTYVTNSMNQLRSAGVTPDWVKIGNETNSGICKPTGSLSRPNQMTGLLNAAYDSVKQVFPSTPVLIHLAQPQKLDSIQNFFNAYRGNGGKWDITGLSSYAQGGNVAPVLNNMRTIQTSYGKPVMQVEYGGPVGKPTQVRDSLRAFITGIKGFGGLGTFFWEPEGYPSFNYYNSSAWDEGSKRPTAAMDGFLNV from the coding sequence ATGACCGAAAACGAAGCAGGCACACCTGACGGTCTTCGGCGGCGTACCGTCCTGCTCGGCGCGGCGGCCGGCGCGCTGGCGCTGGGCGCCAGCGCCATTCGGGCACCCCAGGCAGAGGCCGCCTCCTTCATCAAGGGCGCGGACATCAGCTGGATGCCGCAGATGGAGGCGCGCGGCTACTACTGGAACAACCGGTCCGGCCAGCGGCAGGACCTGCTGGCCATCCTCAAGGGCTACGGCATCACCGCCGTCAGCCTGCGCACCTGGGTCAACCCGTCCAACGACCCGGGCAACGGCCACTGCAGCATGCCGGAGACCGTGCAGATGGCACGGCGTTGTACGGACGCCGGCCTGCAGGTGCTCGTTGGGTTCCACTTCGGGGACACCTGGAACTCGGTCGGCGTGCAGAACCCGCCGGCGGCGTGGGCCGGCATGAGCTACGACCAGATGCTCACGGCGATGCGCACCTACGTCACCAACTCGATGAACCAGCTCAGGAGCGCCGGCGTCACACCGGACTGGGTCAAGATCGGTAATGAGACGAACTCGGGCATCTGCAAGCCCACCGGCAGCCTCAGCCGGCCGAACCAGATGACCGGTCTGCTGAATGCCGCCTACGACTCGGTCAAGCAGGTCTTCCCCAGCACCCCGGTGCTCATTCATCTGGCCCAGCCGCAGAAGCTCGACAGCATTCAGAACTTCTTCAACGCCTACCGCGGCAACGGCGGGAAGTGGGACATCACCGGCCTGTCCTCGTATGCGCAGGGCGGCAACGTGGCCCCCGTACTGAACAACATGAGGACCATCCAGACGAGCTACGGCAAGCCGGTCATGCAGGTGGAGTACGGCGGCCCGGTAGGTAAGCCCACTCAGGTGCGTGACTCACTGCGGGCGTTCATCACGGGGATCAAGGGCTTCGGCGGGCTGGGGACCTTCTTCTGGGAGCCCGAGGGCTACCCGTCGTTCAACTACTACAACAGCTCGGCCTGGGACGAAGGCAGCAAACGCCCCACCGCCGCCATGGATGGCTTCCTCAACGTCTGA